A window from Nitrospira sp. ND1 encodes these proteins:
- a CDS encoding DUF2779 domain-containing protein — protein MLITPEPAARSSYRLSKSRYLSGLQCHKRLYLEIHAPALATKPDAATQAILDMGTDLGELARRRFPGGRLVTAGYRQSQEALAQTAELLQDSTVSAIFEGAFQFDQVLIRVDVLERVGVNESGQPTWRLVEVKSSTKLKPIHVEDLTIQSYVLEGAGLVLDDICLMHVNTQYVFDGVELDLGQLFSLRSLNETIRPRLPDVPSRLTSMHAALSEMSAPPIAPDEHCHSPYECPFWAHCTQEKPPRWIYHLPGSSKTVIQLRELGVETIDEIPDHVTLTQVQRRVRDNREWIGEGLRSALEKIVYPVHHLDFETFMPAVPKFGDTRPYQVIPTQWSNHIEHPEGMLDHAEYLCRDGRDPREELAVTLLDSLGGEGSICVYSSYERSVLERLAEDFPSLRKDLKRVIARLWDLHIVIRDHYYHPAFEGSYSIKAVLPAVVPSLSYADLAIRDGGVAACEYARMIFTVSDWIEKAQIEEALLRYCERDTLAMVELRKELKKRAG, from the coding sequence ATGTTGATCACGCCCGAGCCTGCCGCTCGTTCCTCCTATCGGCTGTCAAAATCGCGATATCTGTCGGGCCTGCAGTGCCATAAGCGTCTGTACCTGGAAATTCATGCTCCGGCGCTGGCCACGAAGCCGGATGCGGCCACCCAAGCAATTCTCGACATGGGCACGGATCTCGGGGAACTCGCCCGTCGGCGATTTCCCGGCGGTCGCCTCGTCACGGCCGGGTACCGCCAATCTCAGGAGGCCCTGGCGCAGACGGCGGAGCTTCTCCAGGATTCGACGGTGTCGGCCATCTTCGAAGGCGCATTTCAGTTCGACCAGGTCTTGATCCGTGTCGATGTCCTGGAGCGTGTCGGGGTGAACGAGTCAGGGCAACCCACCTGGCGGCTGGTGGAAGTGAAATCCTCCACCAAGTTGAAGCCGATCCATGTGGAGGATTTGACGATCCAGAGTTACGTCCTCGAAGGGGCCGGCTTGGTTCTCGACGACATCTGCCTCATGCACGTGAACACCCAGTATGTGTTCGACGGCGTGGAACTCGACCTTGGCCAATTGTTTAGTCTCCGCTCCTTAAATGAAACGATACGCCCACGGTTGCCGGATGTGCCCTCACGTCTGACGTCGATGCACGCCGCGTTGAGCGAGATGTCGGCGCCGCCCATTGCCCCGGATGAACATTGTCACAGCCCCTACGAATGTCCCTTCTGGGCGCATTGCACGCAGGAGAAGCCGCCTCGCTGGATTTATCATCTGCCCGGGAGCAGCAAGACGGTCATTCAGCTGCGCGAGTTGGGGGTGGAGACCATCGACGAAATTCCCGATCACGTGACGTTGACGCAGGTACAGCGACGGGTGAGGGACAATCGGGAATGGATCGGGGAAGGCTTGCGGTCGGCGCTGGAGAAGATCGTGTATCCCGTGCATCATTTGGATTTCGAGACCTTCATGCCGGCCGTGCCGAAATTCGGGGATACTAGGCCCTATCAGGTGATTCCCACTCAATGGTCCAACCACATCGAACACCCTGAGGGGATGCTCGACCACGCCGAGTATCTCTGCCGCGACGGGCGTGATCCGCGTGAAGAGTTGGCCGTCACGTTGCTGGATTCGTTGGGTGGGGAAGGTAGTATCTGCGTGTATTCGAGTTATGAACGTTCGGTGTTGGAGCGTTTGGCTGAAGATTTTCCGTCACTGCGAAAGGACCTGAAGCGGGTGATCGCGAGACTGTGGGACCTTCACATTGTCATCAGGGACCACTACTACCATCCGGCCTTCGAAGGGAGCTATTCGATCAAGGCCGTCCTGCCGGCTGTGGTGCCCTCGTTGAGTTATGCGGATCTGGCTATCCGTGACGGGGGCGTGGCAGCTTGCGAATATGCCCGTATGATTTTTACGGTCAGTGACTGGATCGAGAAGGCGCAGATCGAAGAGGCGCTCCTGCGGTACTGCGAACGCGACACCCTGGCCATGGTCGAATTGCGGAAGGAGTTGAAGAAAAGAGCCGGTTAG
- a CDS encoding valine--tRNA ligase: MSTPQLDKTYSPHDVEDRWYQRWIDAGLFHADSAHPGQPYSMVIPPPNVTGSLHVGHALNNTLQDILIRWRRMQGRNVLWMPGTDHAGIATQNVVERQLQAEGTTREALGREEFLKRVWQWKEKSGGTIISQLKRLGASCDWERERFTMDAGLSEAVREVFVRLHADGLLYRGERLINWCPRCLTALSDIEVEHEEITGKLYTIRYALADDPAQVLLVATTRPETLLGDTAVAVHPEDERYRHLIGKQVRLPLTTRAIPIVGDSILVDREFGTGAVKITPAHDFNDFEAGERHGLRRIKILDIHANLRLEGALVESEVAHIVEGLPVAKARPKIEQLLTDQGLLEKSEPHKMALGKCYRCKTVVEPLLSDQWFVKIKPLAEPAIQAVEDGRVRIIPEAWKNNYLGWMRDIKDWCVSRQIWWGHQIPAWYCETCYGSPFLRRSSDGAPLIPSDAAVIVAKTTPATCPKGHSDALVQDPDVLDTWFSSALWPFSTLGWPKQTPDLKTFYPTSTLVTGLDILFFWVARMIMMGLKFMGDVPFRDVYIHALVRDAEGQKMSKSKGNVIDPLHVMEQFGTDALRFTMAAMASPGRDVKLAEERIEGYRNFTNKIWNAARFLLMHLDGERAEVPAAQRSFPDRWILSRLTATIGTVTQELEQYRFDRASSAIYQFIWHEYCDKYIEMIKPTLKDQASEQAKSTRQTLAETFETMMRLLHPFMPFISEEIWQTLPHEGTSIVRQIYPTTRPDWESQEVEQEFALLEECRGLMNQERAILNYAAGKRLHFKVHGKTDQAAATFKKHRELIEYMENVEDLFVGSTSEVTASHLLTLTSGSAEVGTSMEGADLQKAKDNVLKQIALLQKEVARTQQKLGNPDFVAKAPPEVLTDHHDRLARESRMIQLFEQALQQIISEQKQHQSS; encoded by the coding sequence ATGTCCACACCGCAACTCGACAAAACCTACAGTCCCCACGACGTCGAAGACCGCTGGTACCAGCGCTGGATCGACGCCGGTCTGTTTCATGCCGACTCGGCCCATCCCGGGCAGCCCTATTCGATGGTGATTCCTCCCCCGAACGTCACGGGATCGCTTCACGTCGGCCATGCCCTCAATAATACCCTGCAGGACATTCTGATCCGTTGGCGCCGCATGCAAGGCCGCAATGTGCTCTGGATGCCCGGCACGGATCACGCGGGCATCGCGACCCAGAACGTGGTGGAGCGGCAGCTTCAGGCCGAAGGCACCACGCGGGAGGCACTCGGTCGGGAAGAGTTCCTCAAGCGGGTCTGGCAATGGAAAGAAAAGTCGGGCGGCACGATCATCTCCCAGCTCAAACGGCTCGGCGCCTCCTGCGATTGGGAACGTGAACGCTTCACTATGGACGCGGGGCTTTCGGAAGCCGTCCGCGAGGTCTTCGTTCGGCTGCATGCAGACGGACTGCTCTACCGCGGCGAACGATTGATCAATTGGTGCCCGCGCTGCCTGACGGCCTTGTCCGACATCGAAGTCGAACATGAAGAGATTACCGGAAAACTGTACACCATTCGTTATGCCCTGGCCGACGATCCCGCGCAGGTGCTGCTGGTGGCGACCACGCGTCCCGAAACCCTGCTCGGCGATACCGCCGTGGCGGTGCACCCGGAAGACGAACGGTACCGTCACCTCATTGGCAAACAGGTCCGGCTCCCCCTCACGACCCGCGCGATTCCAATCGTAGGAGACTCGATTCTGGTCGATCGCGAATTCGGCACCGGCGCCGTCAAGATTACCCCCGCTCATGACTTTAATGACTTTGAGGCGGGAGAGCGGCATGGGCTCCGGCGCATCAAGATTTTGGACATCCACGCCAACCTTCGGCTGGAAGGCGCACTGGTAGAGTCCGAGGTGGCGCACATCGTCGAAGGCCTTCCTGTCGCCAAGGCCAGACCGAAGATCGAACAACTGCTGACGGATCAAGGCCTGCTTGAAAAATCCGAGCCCCATAAGATGGCGCTCGGCAAATGCTACCGCTGCAAGACTGTTGTCGAACCTCTGTTGTCGGACCAATGGTTCGTCAAAATCAAGCCGCTCGCGGAACCGGCGATTCAAGCGGTCGAAGATGGTCGGGTCAGGATCATTCCCGAGGCCTGGAAGAACAACTATCTCGGCTGGATGCGAGACATTAAGGACTGGTGCGTCTCCCGGCAAATCTGGTGGGGTCATCAGATTCCTGCCTGGTACTGTGAAACCTGTTACGGAAGCCCGTTTCTGCGCCGCTCGTCAGACGGGGCGCCGCTCATTCCTTCCGACGCAGCCGTCATCGTGGCGAAGACCACACCGGCAACCTGTCCCAAGGGCCACTCAGATGCGTTGGTGCAGGACCCCGACGTGCTCGACACCTGGTTCTCTTCCGCCCTCTGGCCATTTTCTACCCTGGGCTGGCCGAAGCAGACGCCGGATTTGAAGACCTTCTACCCCACCTCGACCCTGGTCACCGGGCTCGACATTCTGTTTTTCTGGGTCGCGCGCATGATCATGATGGGCCTGAAGTTCATGGGCGACGTCCCCTTCCGCGACGTCTATATCCACGCCCTGGTTCGCGATGCCGAGGGCCAGAAGATGAGTAAGTCGAAGGGCAATGTGATCGATCCCTTGCATGTGATGGAGCAGTTCGGGACCGACGCCCTGCGTTTCACCATGGCCGCAATGGCTTCACCGGGCCGTGACGTCAAGCTGGCGGAAGAGCGAATTGAAGGTTACCGGAACTTTACGAACAAAATCTGGAACGCCGCCCGGTTTCTGCTCATGCACTTGGACGGCGAACGGGCCGAAGTGCCGGCTGCGCAGCGGTCATTCCCCGACCGTTGGATTCTAAGTCGCCTGACTGCCACCATCGGCACCGTCACTCAGGAGTTGGAACAATATCGCTTCGACCGCGCGTCGAGCGCGATTTACCAATTTATCTGGCATGAGTACTGCGACAAATACATTGAGATGATCAAGCCCACGCTCAAGGATCAGGCATCGGAACAGGCCAAATCGACGCGACAGACCCTCGCCGAGACGTTCGAAACCATGATGCGGCTGCTGCATCCCTTCATGCCGTTTATTTCGGAAGAGATCTGGCAAACCCTGCCGCATGAAGGTACCAGCATCGTCCGCCAAATCTACCCAACAACGAGACCGGATTGGGAATCACAGGAAGTCGAGCAGGAATTCGCGCTGCTGGAGGAGTGCCGGGGCCTGATGAATCAGGAGCGCGCGATCCTGAATTATGCCGCCGGTAAGCGTCTCCATTTCAAAGTGCATGGAAAGACGGATCAAGCCGCTGCAACCTTCAAGAAGCATCGAGAGTTGATCGAGTACATGGAGAACGTGGAGGACCTCTTTGTCGGAAGCACCTCGGAGGTCACGGCTTCCCACCTGCTGACCCTGACGAGCGGTTCAGCCGAGGTCGGCACATCCATGGAGGGCGCCGATCTCCAAAAGGCTAAGGACAATGTGCTCAAACAGATCGCGCTGCTTCAAAAGGAAGTGGCACGCACGCAGCAGAAACTGGGCAATCCCGATTTCGTCGCCAAGGCGCCGCCGGAGGTCCTGACCGATCACCATGATCGCCTGGCGCGTGAATCCCGCATGATCCAATTATTTGAACAGGCGCTGCAACAGATCATCAGTGAGCAGAAACAACATCAAAGTTCCTAG
- a CDS encoding NAD-dependent deacylase, which yields MGTGSTLGLIQQKLASARSVTVLTGAGISADSGVPTFRGVDGLWRNFRAEDLATPEAFARDPRLVWEWYNWRRELIASKRPNPAHDAVAQMEQRFERFWLITQNVDGLHRDAGSRRLSEIHGNIWMVRCTQCRRVTENRDVPIAILPLCSNCNGLLRPHIVWFGEALAEQDLDASEAALQSSDLCLIIGTSGLVYPAAGFGSIAKQAGAFVVEINLDATAQSGIVDAALQGRAKDIVPLLLQA from the coding sequence ATGGGAACCGGATCAACTCTCGGTCTGATCCAACAGAAACTGGCCTCGGCACGATCGGTGACCGTGCTCACCGGGGCCGGGATTTCCGCCGACAGCGGCGTGCCGACCTTTCGCGGGGTCGATGGACTCTGGCGGAACTTTCGCGCGGAGGATCTCGCCACACCCGAGGCCTTCGCGCGTGATCCCCGCCTCGTGTGGGAATGGTACAACTGGCGGCGTGAACTCATCGCCTCCAAACGACCCAACCCCGCGCACGATGCCGTGGCTCAGATGGAGCAACGCTTCGAGCGGTTTTGGCTCATCACGCAGAATGTGGACGGACTGCACCGCGACGCCGGCTCTCGCAGGTTATCCGAGATTCACGGCAACATCTGGATGGTGCGCTGCACGCAGTGCCGGCGCGTAACTGAAAATCGCGACGTGCCGATTGCAATCCTGCCCCTCTGCAGCAACTGCAACGGGCTGCTCCGCCCGCATATCGTCTGGTTTGGAGAAGCACTCGCCGAGCAGGATCTGGACGCCAGCGAGGCCGCCCTGCAGTCCAGCGACCTGTGCCTGATTATCGGCACCTCCGGCCTGGTGTATCCGGCGGCTGGTTTTGGTTCAATCGCGAAACAGGCGGGCGCGTTTGTCGTGGAAATCAATCTGGATGCCACCGCGCAATCCGGCATTGTCGATGCGGCGCTCCAAGGGCGCGCCAAGGACATCGTTCCCTTGTTATTGCAGGCGTGA
- a CDS encoding HAD-IA family hydrolase, with product MTRSRIQVVFFDAADTLFHIHGSVAEIYLQHAEKHGFRKTPESLTAIKSAFARSFRDAPPPVFAATEPAAIKQSERLWWFDIVHNVFYRVGMFEAFDEFFEEVFARFEQPESWRLFPETVDVLRTLKDQGFELGIISNFDSRLFSVLRGLGIADLFDTVTISSLARAAKPSARIFHQALEKHAVDPDEALHVGDSERDDVKGAQGVGLTGVLLARGEGARPSGGTTIGTLNELLPLLSRLQ from the coding sequence ATGACCCGGAGCCGAATTCAAGTCGTCTTTTTCGATGCCGCCGACACCCTGTTCCATATTCACGGGTCAGTGGCCGAGATTTACCTGCAGCATGCGGAGAAGCATGGGTTCAGGAAAACTCCAGAGTCGTTAACCGCCATCAAATCCGCCTTTGCCCGTTCGTTCCGCGATGCGCCGCCACCGGTGTTTGCCGCGACGGAACCGGCCGCGATCAAGCAGTCCGAACGGTTGTGGTGGTTCGACATCGTGCACAACGTCTTTTATCGCGTGGGGATGTTCGAGGCCTTCGACGAGTTTTTCGAGGAGGTGTTTGCGCGCTTCGAGCAGCCGGAGTCCTGGCGGCTGTTCCCGGAGACGGTGGATGTGCTCAGGACTCTCAAGGACCAGGGATTCGAGCTGGGCATCATTTCCAACTTCGACTCGCGGTTATTTTCCGTGTTACGCGGATTGGGGATTGCCGATCTATTCGATACAGTCACGATTTCAAGTTTGGCCCGTGCCGCCAAACCCTCCGCGCGGATCTTTCACCAGGCGCTAGAGAAACATGCGGTCGATCCGGACGAGGCGCTGCATGTCGGCGATAGCGAGCGTGACGATGTGAAGGGGGCGCAGGGCGTCGGACTGACCGGGGTGTTGCTCGCGAGAGGGGAGGGGGCGCGTCCTTCGGGCGGGACGACAATCGGTACCCTCAACGAATTGCTGCCGCTGCTCTCACGCCTGCAATAA
- a CDS encoding 2-dehydropantoate 2-reductase — protein sequence MKQIMVVGAGSVGGFFGAHLAKNNPNVSFLLRPRTLEAVKRHGLMIKSAKGNFTVHPPAASDPRELAPPDLIILAVKAYDLDEVMAQLEPVITERTVMLTLQNGIDTEDRIIARVHRDSVVGGVAFIYSKIVAPGVIEHYKRGGVAIGELMGHKSERVLQIAEIFKQAGISCQLSDDIRKSKWEKMCWNCVFNPLTVLIDDKVAKALDHPEMAGVIRQIVGEVMAVSAAVKVPLAPDMAEKVVKWTQELRDIHTSMYDDWKAKRPTEIDYLNGYIVRMGRELGIPTPVNEALTAMVKAITEREPAGPGVVRIDGAVVQPVSLTRAALAQLPQAQHVEDISQLMPSMRGRAIRVNGLLDIPALAVDADHVTFHSVDGKYAATLTLQQARDFGLLLYELDGQPLPDGKGGPYRLVTPGLGDLCANVKAVGRIEVRAGSGKDTRPSVRPPECSTEGSR from the coding sequence ATGAAGCAGATCATGGTGGTTGGGGCTGGTTCCGTCGGCGGTTTCTTCGGGGCCCATCTCGCAAAAAATAATCCGAACGTCTCGTTTCTTCTGCGACCCCGCACCCTGGAGGCCGTGAAGCGCCATGGCTTGATGATCAAAAGTGCCAAGGGCAACTTCACCGTGCATCCACCGGCGGCTTCCGATCCGCGAGAGCTGGCGCCACCGGATCTCATCATTCTGGCGGTGAAGGCCTACGACCTCGATGAAGTCATGGCGCAGCTGGAGCCGGTGATCACCGAGCGTACGGTCATGCTCACGCTTCAAAACGGCATCGATACGGAAGATCGCATCATCGCCCGGGTGCATCGCGACTCTGTGGTCGGCGGTGTGGCGTTCATCTACTCGAAGATCGTGGCGCCCGGCGTCATTGAACATTACAAGCGGGGCGGCGTGGCCATCGGCGAACTCATGGGCCACAAGAGCGAACGCGTGCTGCAGATTGCGGAGATCTTCAAGCAGGCTGGCATTTCCTGCCAGCTCAGCGACGATATCAGGAAGAGCAAATGGGAAAAGATGTGCTGGAACTGCGTCTTTAACCCCCTCACGGTCTTGATCGACGACAAGGTGGCCAAGGCGCTGGACCATCCGGAGATGGCCGGTGTGATCCGGCAGATCGTGGGCGAAGTGATGGCGGTGTCGGCGGCGGTGAAGGTGCCCTTGGCGCCGGATATGGCCGAGAAGGTGGTGAAGTGGACGCAGGAACTGCGCGATATTCACACTTCGATGTACGATGACTGGAAAGCCAAGCGCCCGACGGAGATCGACTATCTGAACGGCTACATTGTTCGTATGGGGCGGGAGTTGGGGATTCCCACACCGGTGAACGAGGCGTTAACGGCGATGGTGAAAGCCATCACGGAGCGGGAGCCCGCTGGTCCCGGTGTCGTCCGGATAGATGGCGCGGTCGTCCAACCGGTTTCTCTTACGCGAGCGGCGCTGGCGCAACTGCCGCAAGCACAACATGTCGAAGATATCAGTCAGCTGATGCCGTCGATGCGCGGCCGGGCCATTCGCGTCAATGGCCTGTTGGATATTCCAGCCCTTGCGGTCGATGCCGACCATGTCACATTCCATTCCGTGGATGGCAAGTACGCGGCGACGCTCACCTTGCAACAGGCGCGGGATTTCGGGTTGTTGCTCTACGAACTCGACGGCCAGCCGCTACCGGACGGCAAGGGTGGTCCCTACCGCCTGGTGACGCCGGGCCTGGGTGATCTTTGCGCCAACGTGAAGGCGGTGGGACGCATCGAGGTACGGGCCGGATCGGGGAAGGATACGCGGCCGTCTGTCAGGCCTCCGGAGTGCTCGACTGAGGGCTCACGCTAA
- a CDS encoding response regulator — MGSTIFVIDSSPAVHRMVEQISAPEGHKVMGFSDGPSALDAARKLSPALVIADYHLDKITFSGLCKEIGRQDSLAETLIVSMVDGSDRLDESKLRSLGVRAFLKKPLQREQLLDTIKGILNGAAGDPRGGKSAKTRTWPPVSTGTDDEDDESPNDASIDDAPHHEMEKEHSPMSPSLSPTAAPAASAPASNGPSGDALMKGLFDHLLHSVTVQADRKIGELLPPAMAKEVAGQVSLAVGKAVQTEVAKQLADALAPERLQPVMRELILEELKRQAQTQLAGVEATVRRTVTELAPTLVEQSTEKRLGDLTDTGVKKHLPEALKSHLETIDQLVKKEVEQVAANCARQAADEIVHEMAKDPIQQAVQRIVPDVAETQIRVEIKRLSSPD, encoded by the coding sequence ATGGGATCGACCATCTTTGTGATCGACAGCAGCCCGGCCGTGCACCGCATGGTGGAACAGATTTCTGCGCCGGAAGGCCACAAGGTCATGGGATTTTCCGACGGCCCCTCGGCCCTCGACGCTGCCCGCAAACTCAGTCCGGCGCTGGTCATCGCGGACTATCATCTCGACAAGATCACCTTCTCGGGACTCTGCAAAGAAATCGGCCGGCAGGATAGTCTGGCCGAAACCCTGATCGTCTCCATGGTGGACGGCTCCGATCGCCTGGACGAAAGCAAATTGCGTTCGCTCGGGGTCCGGGCCTTTCTGAAGAAACCGCTGCAACGGGAACAACTGCTCGATACGATCAAGGGCATCTTGAATGGCGCGGCGGGAGATCCGCGCGGCGGGAAATCTGCAAAAACACGGACGTGGCCCCCTGTCTCCACGGGAACGGACGATGAAGACGACGAATCGCCGAACGATGCGTCCATTGACGACGCCCCCCACCACGAGATGGAGAAGGAGCACAGCCCCATGTCCCCATCACTGAGCCCCACTGCCGCCCCGGCCGCATCTGCACCTGCCTCGAACGGACCGAGCGGAGATGCCTTGATGAAGGGGCTGTTCGATCACTTGTTGCATTCAGTCACAGTCCAGGCCGACCGGAAGATCGGCGAACTGCTCCCGCCCGCCATGGCGAAGGAAGTCGCCGGACAGGTGAGTCTTGCCGTGGGGAAGGCCGTTCAAACGGAAGTGGCGAAACAACTGGCAGACGCGCTCGCACCCGAACGCTTACAGCCCGTGATGCGAGAACTGATTCTGGAAGAATTGAAGCGACAGGCTCAGACCCAGCTTGCCGGCGTCGAGGCGACTGTTCGTCGGACCGTAACCGAGCTGGCCCCTACCCTGGTGGAGCAGTCCACAGAGAAACGATTGGGTGACCTCACGGACACCGGCGTGAAGAAACACCTGCCGGAGGCCTTGAAATCACACCTTGAAACGATCGACCAGCTGGTGAAAAAGGAAGTCGAGCAGGTGGCCGCGAACTGCGCGCGACAGGCGGCCGATGAGATTGTGCACGAAATGGCAAAAGATCCGATTCAGCAGGCGGTACAGCGGATCGTTCCAGACGTAGCAGAAACTCAGATCCGGGTGGAGATCAAACGACTGAGCTCGCCCGACTAA
- the nadC gene encoding carboxylating nicotinate-nucleotide diphosphorylase, which translates to MSRNNIKVPSLQTIRKAVQLALDEDLDHGDVTTSALFPLSIQARAAILAHQPMTVAGVAVAREVFLAVDPSLRIVKSINDGATVKPGTEVIVVRGDVRSLLMAERVAVNFLQQLSGIATLTAKFCAAIRHTETAILDTRKTTPGLRALEKWAVHLGGGRNHRFSLGDGVLIKDNHLAVLRSTGVDVAGACRLARAGAPHGLRIEVEAKSLQEVKEALAGHADIILLDNMSPALVQKAVALIKKRALVEVSGGITLQTVADMAQTGVDFISVGALTHSAPAADLSMDLTGYRGSRGRTS; encoded by the coding sequence GTGAGCAGAAACAACATCAAAGTTCCTAGCCTTCAGACCATCCGCAAAGCGGTCCAGCTGGCCCTCGACGAAGACCTGGACCACGGCGACGTCACCACGAGTGCGCTGTTTCCCCTTTCCATTCAGGCCAGGGCCGCCATCCTCGCCCATCAACCCATGACGGTAGCCGGCGTGGCCGTCGCGCGTGAAGTCTTCCTCGCTGTGGACCCCTCGTTGCGCATCGTCAAGAGCATCAACGACGGAGCCACCGTCAAGCCAGGCACAGAGGTCATCGTCGTCAGAGGCGATGTGCGGTCGTTGTTGATGGCGGAGCGCGTCGCTGTCAATTTCCTTCAGCAGCTGTCCGGCATCGCCACGCTCACCGCGAAATTTTGCGCCGCAATCCGACATACGGAGACCGCCATTCTCGATACACGCAAGACCACACCGGGCTTGCGGGCACTCGAAAAATGGGCGGTTCACCTGGGAGGCGGGAGAAACCATCGCTTTTCACTGGGCGATGGCGTCCTGATCAAGGACAATCATCTCGCAGTCTTGCGCTCAACCGGCGTCGATGTGGCCGGAGCCTGCCGGTTAGCACGCGCCGGAGCGCCGCATGGCCTTCGCATCGAGGTAGAAGCCAAGAGTTTGCAAGAAGTGAAGGAAGCGTTGGCTGGTCACGCCGACATCATCCTGCTCGACAATATGTCTCCGGCCCTCGTGCAAAAGGCGGTGGCCCTCATCAAAAAGCGCGCCTTGGTAGAAGTCTCGGGCGGCATCACCCTGCAGACCGTCGCCGACATGGCCCAAACGGGTGTGGACTTCATTTCCGTCGGTGCCCTGACTCACTCCGCACCCGCAGCCGACCTCAGCATGGACCTCACCGGCTATCGAGGGAGCCGTGGGCGGACCAGCTAA
- a CDS encoding MATE family efflux transporter, with product MANGVAQIRRSVMTLALPVTVSSLLQRTEGIVAVFLVGGLGAIPIAAVGLGQLLAFIATTLVSGLSVGTNVIIAQQWGARRYEEAGQASRHFLGLSIFVSFALALLGLSANGLIMQLLGAQPEVIGLALPYSNLIFLVIPFTVLLAVLSSILQGTGDTKTPMYAMIMVNVLHIAIAYPLIYGQWGLPAFGVKGAAVAVGIAEATGSVYLLLRCRAILKPSKRLRRDLLRTIWQVGAPVSGERIVQQAGILLYTKIVLIYGTVSYAAHQVGLSIESLSFLPGYGFAIAAATMVGQSIGAGKYTRAKLENWEANRLATFIMSAMGIVFFFFPYALLRAFTSDEAVIELGTTFLKIVALLQVPLALTMVLAGSLRGAGDTRFIMIATMIGMWGVRIPIAFVAGYWLTMGVFYVWLAMIADWTLRMALMLWRYRSERWKSIRVLRSSTT from the coding sequence ATGGCAAACGGCGTCGCACAAATCAGACGATCGGTCATGACCCTCGCGCTCCCGGTGACGGTGAGCAGCCTGCTGCAGCGAACCGAAGGCATCGTCGCGGTCTTTCTCGTCGGAGGATTGGGCGCAATCCCCATTGCCGCTGTGGGGTTGGGCCAACTGCTTGCGTTTATCGCAACGACACTCGTGTCGGGTCTCTCGGTCGGGACCAACGTCATCATCGCTCAACAGTGGGGTGCCCGCCGGTATGAAGAAGCAGGCCAGGCCTCCCGGCATTTTCTAGGCCTGTCGATATTCGTGTCCTTCGCCCTGGCCCTGCTCGGCCTTTCGGCGAACGGACTCATCATGCAGCTGCTCGGAGCGCAGCCGGAGGTCATCGGCCTCGCACTCCCCTACTCAAACCTGATCTTTCTGGTCATCCCCTTCACCGTGCTTCTGGCAGTGCTCTCGTCGATTCTCCAGGGGACCGGGGACACCAAGACACCGATGTACGCCATGATCATGGTCAATGTGCTCCACATCGCCATTGCCTATCCGCTGATCTATGGCCAATGGGGATTGCCGGCGTTCGGCGTGAAGGGCGCGGCCGTCGCCGTTGGGATTGCGGAGGCGACCGGATCAGTCTATCTGTTGTTGCGCTGCCGGGCGATCCTCAAACCATCGAAGCGGCTCAGGCGAGACCTGCTCCGCACCATCTGGCAAGTGGGTGCTCCGGTCTCCGGAGAACGGATCGTGCAACAGGCCGGAATTCTGCTCTACACCAAAATCGTATTGATCTACGGCACGGTCTCCTACGCTGCGCATCAAGTCGGACTCTCAATTGAATCGCTCTCGTTCCTGCCTGGCTACGGCTTTGCCATCGCCGCCGCCACCATGGTCGGGCAAAGTATCGGCGCCGGCAAATACACCAGGGCCAAACTCGAAAACTGGGAAGCGAACCGGCTGGCGACGTTCATCATGTCCGCCATGGGCATCGTGTTTTTCTTTTTTCCCTATGCCCTGCTGCGCGCGTTCACCAGCGATGAAGCGGTGATCGAGCTGGGAACGACTTTCTTGAAGATCGTCGCGCTTCTGCAGGTGCCGTTGGCCCTGACCATGGTGCTGGCCGGCTCACTGCGCGGCGCGGGCGATACGCGATTCATCATGATCGCGACGATGATCGGCATGTGGGGCGTGCGTATCCCCATCGCGTTCGTGGCAGGCTACTGGCTGACAATGGGAGTGTTTTACGTCTGGCTGGCCATGATCGCGGACTGGACGCTACGAATGGCGCTCATGCTCTGGCGCTATCGATCGGAGCGGTGGAAATCGATCCGGGTGCTCCGTTCCTCGACGACGTGA